The following proteins are encoded in a genomic region of Lutra lutra chromosome 16, mLutLut1.2, whole genome shotgun sequence:
- the TBX21 gene encoding T-box transcription factor TBX21: MGIVARGCGDMLTGTEPMPASDEGRAPGADPQNRYFYPDPGAQDAADRRGGATLGAPYAGGALVPAPPGRFLGAYAYPPRPQATGFPGVGEPFPPTASAEGYQPGDGYAAPDPRSGLYPGPREDYALPAGLEVSGKLRVALNNHLLWSKFNQHQTEMIITKQGRRMFPFLSFTVAGLEPTSHYRMFVDVVLVDQHHWRYQSGKWVQCGKAEGSMPGNRLYVHPDSPNTGAHWMRQEVSFGKLKLTNNKGASNNVTQMIVLQSLHKYQPRLHIVEVNDGEPEAACSASNTHVFTFQETQFIAVTAYQNAEITQLKIDNNPFAKGFRENFESMYASVDMSVPSPPGPNCQLLGGDHYSPLLPNQYPVPSRFYPDLPGQAKDVASQPYWLGAPRDHSYEAEFRAVSMKPAFLPSAPGPTMSYYRGQDVLAPGAGWPMAPQYPPKMGPGSWFRPMRTLPMEPGPGASEGRGPEDQGSPSVWTEITPIRPESSDSGLGEGDSKRRRVSPYPSSGDSSSPAGAPSPFDKETEGQFYSYFPN; encoded by the exons ATGGGCATCGTGGCGCGGGGCTGCGGAGACATGCTGACGGGTACCGAGCCGATGCCGGCGAGCGACGAGGGCCGGGCGCCTGGCGCCGACCCGCAGAACCGCTACTTCTACCCGGATCCCGGCGCCCAGGACGCGGCCGACCGTCGCGGGGGCGCCACCCTGGGGGCGCCCTACGCAGGGGGCGCCCTGGTGCCCGCTCCGCCAGGCCGCTTCCTCGGAGCCTACGCCTACCCGCCCCGGCCCCAGGCCACCGGCTTCCCCGGCGTGGGCGAGCCCTTCCCGCCGACGGCGAGCGCCGAGGGCTACCAGCCTGGGGACGGCTACGCGGCCCCGGACCCGCGCTCGGGACTCTACCCGGGGCCGCGCGAGGACTACGCGCTGCCCGCGGGACTGGAAGTGTCCGGGAAGCTGAGAGTCGCGCTCAACAACCACCTGTTGTGGTCCAAGTTTAATCAGCACCAGACGGAGATGATCATCACCAAGCAGGGACG GAGGATGTTCCCATTCTTGTCATTTACTGTGGCGGGACTGGAGCCCACTAGCCATTACCGGATGTTCGTGGACGTGGTCTTGGTGGACCAGCACCACTGGCGGTATCAGAGCGGCAAGTGGGTGCAGTGTGGAAAGGCTGAGGGCAGCATGCCAG GAAACCGCCTCTACGTCCACCCAGACTCCCCCAATACCGGGGCCCACTGGATGCGCCAGGAAGTTTCATTTGGGAAATTAAAGCTCACGAACAACAAAGGGGCCTCTAACAATGTGACCCAG ATGATCGTGCTCCAGTCCCTCCATAAGTACCAGCCTCGGCTGCACATCGTCGAGGTGAACGACGGGGAGCCGGAGGCAGCCTGCAGCGCTTCCAATACGCACGTCTTCACCTTCCAAGAGACCCAGTTCATCGCCGTGACCGCCTACCAGAACGCGGAG ATTACTCAGCTGAAAATTGATAACAACCCTTTTGCCAAAGGATTCCGGGAGAACTTTGAGTC catgtatGCATCTGTTGACATGAGCGTGCCCTCCCCGCCCGGACCCAACTGTCAATTGCTCGGGGGAGACCACTACTCTCCTCTCCTACCGAACCAGTATCCCGTTCCCAGCCGCTTCTACCCCGACCTTCCTGGGCAGGCCAAGGATGTGGCTTCCCAGCCTTACTGGTTGGGGGCCCCCCGGGACCACAGCTATGAGGCCGAGTTTCGAGCAGTCAGCATGAAGCCTGCCTTCCTGCCCTCCGCCCCTGGACCCACCATGTCCTACTACCGAGGCCAGGACGTCCTGGCGCCTGGAGCTGGCTGGCCGATGGCCCCCCAGTACCCTCCCAAGATGGGCCCAGGCAGCTGGTTCCGCCCCATGCGGACTCTGCCCATGGAACCTGGTCCTGGAGCTTCTGAGGGACGGGGGCCAGAGGACCAGGGCTCCCCTTCAGTGTGGACTGAGATCACCCCCATCCGGCCAGAGTCCAGTGATTCAGGACTGGGTGAAGGAGACTCTAAGAGGAGGCGTGTGTCCCCCTATCCTTCCAGTGGCGACAGCTCCTCCCCTGCTGGGGCCCCTTCTCCTTTTGATAAGGAAACCGAAGGTCAGTTTTATAGCTACTTTCCCAATTGA